The stretch of DNA cagagcccAGAGCGCGGGTGCTGAGGCGCACACTGGCCTCCTTGTTAAGATGGGAACCTACAGGCTGTGGGCAGGGGGTCCTGGGGTTGCCTCTGCCCATCCCATACCCACCTCTGCGGTGGCTTGGCCACTGCGACAGCATCTCTAGGGGCACAGGAGTTGAGGTTGGGCCAGCACGGACTTGGCCTGTTCAGTGCAGGGCACCcctaaggagagacagagaggtcagtGAATGGCCCGGCCCTGAGAGGAGGAAAAGTCACACGGGGACCCTTAGTGTGCGGGCCAGGTGTCATCGGGGCAGGAACTCCAGGACAGGCAGACCTGAggccacttccgatccagctggggaagcagcaggtgcaggcccctgggccctggcagccatgcaagagacctggagggagttcctggttcctgccgcCATTTAGAAGGTGAACCAGTTAACACAAGATTGCCGCCCCCCCGACTTcgaaatgaacaaatctttaaaataataataataagaagtcACAGAGGCATCTTGGGAAAAGGGTAGAAAtagtgggaggagagcaggaccAGCTCGGCTGAGCCGGCAGAGCCGGCAGACCCCGCCCCTTCCAGAGGAACTCCTCCCCGACACGCGGGAACAGGACCTTGCCCGTGAAGATGAAGCTGCCATGGACGACCAAGACGCTGAGCACTCCCTGGGTCatccgcccgccctccctcctcctccaggggcctgcacctgctgcttctccagctggatcggaagtggagcaggcgggacttgaaccggtgcccatgtgggatgtgggtgccccaagtggtggcttagcctacagtgccacaatgctggcctggcAGCTTGGGGTGGGCCCTTTTTGCATAGTTCCCATGCCAGTGGGAtgcctgctgccttccccggAGCACCTGGCTCAGCCTTCTGTGTTTAAGTTAGCCTTcctaatcaaaacaaataaaatctttactctaaataaataaaaaaaaaaacagagttgaGAACGTAGATGTTGCAGCTCCATGTCACTGTCACgctgcctgctggcctggcctggcctgcggGCACCCTGGGACTACACAGGCTGGTGGTCGCGGCCAGCCCCGCGGGGACCCCAAGGTGGGCTCCTTGGCGGATCAGGGGGAGGGGTGAAGTCCACAGGGAGGAGGCCCCGGCCCTGCCTCGGGGGGCTGGCCTTTGCCCCACTCCCTGGTGCCCCTCGCTTTCCCAGCTGCCAGGCCTCGGGGACCTTCCCACGGGAACCCAGCTGCTGGTGGGGTTGCCCTGACTTGTTGGGGAATATCCAGGCAGGCACTGCCAGCTTTGCCAGGCTGCCAGGCAGGTCTGACGACCCTGGTTGTCTGCACCCGGGCACTTAAGCGCTTAGAccaacctctgttgcttttcccaggagcaGTAGGAGGGAGCTCGATGGTAAGTGGAGGagatgggactcgaactggtactcATGTGAGTGCCAGTGTCACAGTAGGCGGCTCCAgtcacaccacaatgccagctccacaaTGTGGGGTGTTTAATCTCCGCACGTGAGGGGAGCTTCACAATGTTCGTGGAGGTAGGAGCGGGCATCTGTCTGTGTCCCCTGCCCCGATTCCAGCACCCGGGAAGCAAGCGTGGCTTGGCTCATTGGGTTCTTGCAGGCCACGAAGGGCACGGAGGTGGAGttctaggtttctggctttggtggCTCCAGCCCCGTTCTAGGCGTGTGACCACTTGCGGGTGAACCAGCTGACATGCGTGCTCTGCCTCTCTAAGAAATACCTAAGGCCCTGGCGtggtagtgtagtggctaaagcccttgccttgcatgcgctgggtcccatggggcactggttctaatcccagctgctccacttcccacccagctcctgccctggagCGGCCATCTGTGTCcccacatggtcccaaggctcctTGTCTTCCTGTCCCTCGGGAGGCTGCTGGGCACCTGCCCCTGAAGGCCAGCCCCAGTCAACGAGCGCTCTCTCACCTGTTCAGGCGGGGCTTCCAAGTCAGGGCCGTCCAAGGCATCCTGGATCAGGCTGTCGGGCAGGAAGTCCAGTTCCTCTGCTGAGGATGCCTCCCACACGGCAGCGGCCtggaccgcagcagcagcagcagcatggggcAGGAGCTTGAGCCcaggagctgggtctgggccaggggcaggggcCGGGACAGGGGATGGCCCCAGGGTTAGAGCAGGGTCTAGAGTTGGAGCTCGGGCTGCAGCGGCCGGGCccaaggctgggactgggctgtcTGGGCAGGACTGGCTCCTTTCCTGGGGGGCATCGGCTGCTGCGACTCTGCCCCCAGGCACAGTGGAGGTGCCAAGGACTAAGCTGAGCCCCTCGAGGTCTTGCTGGCCGCCCTGGCCACTGGACTCTGCcgctaggaggcaggagcctaGCCCTTGTGTCAGAGCGACACCTGAGGCCACATGGCTAGAATCTGCCTCACCTATCAGGGGGTCACCATTCCGGGGCCCCACAAGGATTTCGTCACGGTTGTCTTCCTGCCCTGCCTTCCCTGCACCTCCTAGCATGTCCCTCAGCAGGGCCTCACTGCTGGGGGAGGTGGGTGGCTTGGTGGCAGCTCCAGCCACCCACAGAGCCCTCTGCTCTGGCGCGGGGGGCCTCACACTGGGAGCATCCACAATGACAGCAGCCACCTGAGAAGAGCACCCGGGGCTGCCGAGGCCCCCCTCGGCCTCCCCCCCTGCCCCACTGGGCGTTTCCTGTGGACTGGTGGGGCCTGAGACGGAAGCTGATGTTAGGGTGCTGGGGACACCGTCTTCTTCCTCTAGAGGTCTCTGGGGCAGCGCAGCCCCTGCCGTGCGCCCTTGGGTGCCTCCCTCGAGAGCGGCTCCTCCCTCAGCCTCACTGCTCGGCGGGGACCCTGGCTGGTTGTGACTGTCCCCCAGGAGCTGAGCCCCCTCGGGGTCAGACCTGCTGCTCTCCAGGCCTTCCCCACTACCTGGCGTGCTGGGCACGGGGGCCTGGCCAGGCACCGGGGAGACCATGGGCTGGGCATCCTCGCTGCTGGGCACGGGGTCCTGGCCAGGCCCCTGGCAGGTCAAGGGCCATGGCTCCTCTTGTAGGGAGACCGTGGGCTGCACATCTTCACTGCTGGGCACGGGGTCCTGGCCAGGCGCCGGGGAGACCGCGGGCTGGGCATCCTTGCTGCTGGGCACGGGGTCTTGGCCAGGCCTCTGGGAGGTCAAGGTCCATGGCTCCTCTTGTAGGGAGACCATGGGCTGGGCATCCTCGCTGCTGGGCATGGGGTCCAGGCCAGGCCCCGGGGAGATCAAAGGCCATGGCTCCTCTTGTAGGGAGACCACGGGCTGGGCATCCTCGCTGCTGGGCACGGGGTCCTGGCAAGGCCCCGGGGAGACTGTGGGCTGGGCATCCTCGCTGCTGGGCACGGGGTCCTGGCCAGGCCCCGGGGAGATCAAAGGCCATGGCTCCTCTCGAAGGGAGACCGCGGGCTGGGCATCCTCGCTGCTGGGCACGGGGTCCTGGTCACTCTGTTCGGGGCTGGTACAATCTGGCTGCATCTCCTCTCCCAGGCCCTGCGGTTCCTGTCCAGACCCAGCCAGCTGCTGGCTCCCcgcctgctgtgtgctgggctctGACAGCTTCTCCTGTGCAGAGAGAAGGACTGGGCATCGGTGCCAGGCATCACCAGCCTCCCAGGGAGGCAGATGGGCGCTGGACCTTCTCCACTCTCCGGCATGCTGGTCAGAGGGCCACATCTCTGGATGTGTACCCGGGAACATGGCAGTAGCTCCTCTGCCAGCTCCTTCTCCCGGCCAGCACCAGGCACATGGCCGGGCAGGGCAGAGCTCTTGGCACTTACACATGGCTGCTGGCCAGCAGTGGGAATGCGGGCCAGGCAGGGGCAGAGAACTCCTGGGATGTCAGTCTCACTCCACGCCTCCCGCCAGCCCCCTGCACAGGCATACCCTGGGAGCAGCGGGTAGTGGCACATGAgtacctgccactcacatgggagaaccagatggagcaCTTGTCTTGCCCAAAACAGGTATTTTGGGACTGAATCGATGGAAGGTATCCCTGTCTCTCAggtaaatacacattttaaaaatatatatatttattttttattacaggtccggtgcagtagcctagtggctaaagtcctctcccaggatcccacatgggcactggttctaatcccagtagccccacttcccatccagctccctgcctgtggcctgggaaagcagtagaggacagcccaatgccttgggaccctgcacccacgtggaagacctggaagaagctcctggctcctggcttcagaccagctcagccatgtgggccgcttggggagtgagctagaagatgcaagatctctttttttttttctctctgactttgcaataaaaataaataaatctcttttaaaaatacattgaaaaatgaAGCCCCTCTATCAGCTGCTCCCCACCGTGTCTCCCATCCCTGCTCTGTAACAACATGGAGACGCGTGGCCCTCAACCCTGGAGCCCCAAAGAGCTGACCCCCGCCAGGCAGGCCTGCGCCCGAGGGAGGGTGAGCAGCCGGCACGCACCAGGCTGGCTGGGATGGTGCCAGGCACCAGGCCTAGGTTCCGTATCCGGCGAACCACCAAGCGTGGTTCCCCTTCCTGGCAGAGGGTCTGCCGTCAGGCTCCACCCACTTTGGGGTGGCCACAGCCATAGTGGACTCCCCTTAAAACTCAACCGTGCTAAGATAAGAACAAGAGGGATGcaagccacccccaccccaccccaactcaCATGGGGCCCTTGTGGCGCTGGCTTCCACTACCAGGGTGCAAGTGCAGGTCCCACTGAGCCGCCCCCATCCCCCCGAACACCCGAGACAGAAGGCTGGCCCCAGGAGGCCGCCCTGTGTGTGCCTTACCAGGCTGAGTGTCCAGCTGTCCCCCGGGGCCTCCAACTCGCCCTCTGGCCTTCTCGGCGCCATGGCTGCTGCTGTCCCCGGCTTCCTGGATTTTGCAAACTGGGGGACAAACCTCCCAGCTCCCTTCTGGTCTCGGAGGGCGACAGCCTGCAATCGGAATTCCATTCCTTATAGCCTCCCCCAGGCCTAGACTTGGGCTGGGGggctgctggcagaggctggggtccccccaccctccacaggCTCACCTGAGATAGGGGAGAAGATGCTGGTGGGTCCTCCTTCTCCACTGGCCCCTGGTGGCCCCTGGAGGTAGCTGCTGTGTCCCCAGCCTGGAAGCTGAGGGAACAAAACCAAGCATGACACCCGCCGGAGCCTTCTGCACAGGGATTGAGACAAACTGGGGAGACGACACCCCCAGTGCAGGAGGGTCTCTGGCAGTGGCCTATGGAAGGTGGTCGCAGGTGTACTGCTCCCAGAGTTGGGCCCAGCGGGCTCTAAGGACCGAGCCGGAAAGGGCTGTCGCTGCAAGGAGCTGCTTTGCGGCCAAGAAGGAACACCTATGACCCGTATGGCTGTGGGTTCGAGTcccgcctgctctgcttcccctccagggaaggcagtgaaggatggcccaggggcttggggcctggcagccacGAGGAAggcccacatgaagctcctggcttctgatttccatCGGGCCCAGCTGCAGAAGCTGCGGCCACTTGCAGAGGGAAGAGTCTGTCTAAATCCCTAAGTCTTTTTTCTTGTTTGGCTTATGTCTTATTTCCCAGAGAAGCAACTTCTTTGGTccgttttcttctttttctttaacagttatttatttcttcatttttggaaaggtagatgtatgtagaggagacagagagaaagatctttcatttgctaactCACttcggctgcagtggctggagctgagccgacccgaaacctaagccaggagcctcttccaggcctcccacgcgggtgcagggtcccaaggctttgggccgtcctccactgctttcccaggccacaggcagggagctggatgggaagtggggcagccgggacacgaaccagtatccatatgagatgttggcgcttgcaaggtgagatttAGCCTACTGAGCACTGGTCTTTTGGTCCAAGTTGAAAGAAATTTGAGTTTGAGCAGCACTGAGTCCCACTCAGTGACACTCGCTTTCCATGGATGTGACAGGAGCGTTCTCACGCCCGAGGAAGCAGTCAGGGCCCTGGGCGAAGgtgtgggaggcagagcagggggCCAGCCTCCTCGGGCCCACTCTCAGTCCCACGTCCCCTGGGCCCCTGGAGCCATCACCTACCTGGCCCtggctggtcctggctgctcctggctctgcGTTGTGGCTGGAGTGGGTCTGCATTCTGCCTCTTCCAGGTGATGCAAACCAGGCGGCGTGGGGCTCCGAGAGCCCCCATCGGAGTCCCCCAGCCTTGGGGTCTTGGGGGCTTTCGGAGGGCAATCGCCTTCCCCTGGTTAGAGAGAGATGGTGGCAGCACACCTCGCCATGGCCCATTAGCATAGCATGCCGGCTCATGGCCagggcctggacccctgccacgcTGAGTGCGAGGTGGGCAGGGGCAACGTCAAAATGTGGGTGCCCACAAGCTCCCACAGgtgcttagggccctgcaccacatggagacctggaagaagcccatggctcctggcctcagcgggcccagcactggctggacGTTAAAAAAACGTTATTTCCACCttttagaaagacagagagacaaaaagagaaagaattagagaagggtcttccatttgc from Ochotona princeps isolate mOchPri1 chromosome 33, mOchPri1.hap1, whole genome shotgun sequence encodes:
- the BRME1 gene encoding break repair meiotic recombinase recruitment factor 1 gives rise to the protein MTKRKKSPTSGEGDCPPKAPKTPRLGDSDGGSRSPTPPGLHHLEEAECRPTPATTQSQEQPGPARASFQAGDTAATSRGHQGPVEKEDPPASSPLSQAVALRDQKGAGRFVPQFAKSRKPGTAAAMAPRRPEGELEAPGDSWTLSLEKLSEPSTQQAGSQQLAGSGQEPQGLGEEMQPDCTSPEQSDQDPVPSSEDAQPAVSLREEPWPLISPGPGQDPVPSSEDAQPTVSPGPCQDPVPSSEDAQPVVSLQEEPWPLISPGPGLDPMPSSEDAQPMVSLQEEPWTLTSQRPGQDPVPSSKDAQPAVSPAPGQDPVPSSEDVQPTVSLQEEPWPLTCQGPGQDPVPSSEDAQPMVSPVPGQAPVPSTPGSGEGLESSRSDPEGAQLLGDSHNQPGSPPSSEAEGGAALEGGTQGRTAGAALPQRPLEEEDGVPSTLTSASVSGPTSPQETPSGAGGEAEGGLGSPGCSSQVAAVIVDAPSVRPPAPEQRALWVAGAATKPPTSPSSEALLRDMLGGAGKAGQEDNRDEILVGPRNGDPLIDPAPGLKLLPHAAAAAAVQAAAVWEASSAEELDFLPDSLIQDALDGPDLEAPPEQGCPALNRPSPCWPNLNSCAPRDAVAVAKPPQRPCTPPEACPLQDASDTVRGLVLELSNLNRLIMSAHRDLDAFRRLQHRKPKATAAGEAGPGLAPYARQRAGAPPQQLWKDL